In Corynebacterium ulcerans, one genomic interval encodes:
- the carA gene encoding glutamine-hydrolyzing carbamoyl-phosphate synthase small subunit: MTTTYSPQRDYRGADINTAKKGDTVTSTFQNRSEAVLVLADGRIFRGQSFGALGTTLGEAVFTTAMTGYQETMTDPSYHRQIVVSAAPHIGNTGWNDEDSESYGEKIWVAGLAIRDLSHRVSNWRASRSLEEEMQAQNIVGISGLDTRTIVRHLRNFGSISAGIFSGEDAARSPEELVEIVKGQPSMAGADLAGEVSTDAPYVVEAEGETTFTVVAYDMGIKTNTPRNFAARGIRTIVVPANTPYQEIEGYNPDGVFISNGPGDPATADVMVGIVQEILERKIPLFGICFGNQILGRALGLKTYKMKFGHRGINVPVLNHLTGKIDITAQNHGFALEGKAGETFETPFGDAHVTHTCLNDDTVEGVALGNGLAYSVQYHPEAAAGPHDANPLFDQFVELMSTHNSAVTAN; encoded by the coding sequence ATGACCACAACTTATTCACCCCAGCGCGATTATCGCGGTGCGGACATAAATACAGCTAAGAAAGGCGACACAGTGACGTCGACGTTCCAGAATCGATCCGAAGCCGTCCTTGTTCTTGCAGACGGACGCATCTTCCGAGGTCAATCCTTTGGCGCTTTAGGGACCACGCTTGGCGAAGCCGTATTTACTACTGCGATGACTGGTTACCAAGAGACCATGACCGATCCTTCCTATCATCGCCAGATCGTTGTATCCGCGGCACCTCACATTGGTAACACCGGATGGAATGATGAAGACAGCGAGTCTTATGGAGAAAAGATCTGGGTTGCAGGACTAGCGATCCGAGATCTTTCTCACCGTGTTTCCAACTGGAGGGCTTCTCGCAGCCTTGAAGAAGAGATGCAGGCTCAGAATATTGTCGGAATCTCCGGACTAGATACCAGGACCATCGTCCGACATCTCCGCAATTTTGGCTCGATCTCGGCAGGCATTTTCTCAGGGGAGGACGCTGCTCGGAGCCCTGAAGAACTCGTAGAGATTGTTAAAGGACAGCCGAGCATGGCTGGTGCTGATCTTGCCGGTGAAGTATCAACCGATGCACCGTATGTGGTCGAGGCAGAGGGGGAGACCACGTTTACAGTGGTCGCCTATGACATGGGCATTAAAACAAATACTCCTCGAAACTTTGCGGCGCGGGGCATACGGACAATCGTGGTTCCAGCCAACACCCCATATCAGGAGATTGAGGGATACAACCCTGATGGTGTGTTTATCTCCAATGGCCCTGGTGATCCTGCTACCGCAGACGTTATGGTGGGGATCGTCCAAGAAATTCTTGAGCGCAAAATCCCGCTATTCGGCATTTGCTTTGGCAACCAGATCCTTGGGCGGGCCTTAGGACTGAAGACCTACAAGATGAAATTCGGGCACCGAGGGATTAACGTTCCCGTCCTCAACCACCTCACCGGGAAAATCGACATCACAGCGCAAAACCATGGTTTCGCGCTAGAAGGCAAAGCCGGAGAGACATTTGAAACTCCGTTTGGTGATGCACACGTAACGCATACGTGCCTTAATGACGACACTGTAGAAGGCGTTGCCTTGGGCAACGGCCTTGCTTATTCCGTTCAGTATCACCCCGAAGCAGCCGCTGGTCCTCACGATGCAAACCCGCTGTTCGATCAGTTTGTTGAACTGATGTCCACCCACAACTCCGCTGTTACTGCGAACTAA
- a CDS encoding YbjN domain-containing protein yields MNTSHTTPTTEHDRLDVGPLSLDVLETVLIQENLHYVRDEDMLHTGFINNSISLGISDGYLLARSHWRAFVPVDQAPQLLAHVNEWNLTALLPTVKFHETPERNLQVLSHRVLRVSEGASFNQVGAFLVSTIDAFVGLWNHFDVAFPHLVNWENPDV; encoded by the coding sequence ATGAATACTTCTCATACCACCCCGACAACGGAGCACGACCGACTCGACGTCGGACCGCTCAGCCTTGACGTACTAGAGACCGTCCTTATCCAAGAAAACCTCCACTATGTGCGAGATGAAGACATGCTGCACACCGGTTTTATCAATAATTCCATCAGCCTCGGTATCTCCGATGGTTATCTTCTGGCACGAAGCCATTGGCGTGCGTTTGTTCCAGTTGATCAAGCCCCCCAGCTATTGGCGCACGTTAACGAGTGGAATCTCACTGCACTGCTACCGACAGTAAAATTCCATGAGACACCCGAGCGCAACCTACAGGTCCTTTCCCACCGAGTATTGCGAGTTTCCGAGGGCGCTAGTTTCAACCAGGTCGGTGCTTTCCTGGTGTCCACCATCGATGCTTTCGTCGGTTTATGGAATCACTTTGATGTTGCTTTCCCGCACCTCGTCAATTGGGAGAATCCTGATGTCTAA
- a CDS encoding dihydroorotase, which yields MTTPNDYPETGQLAPAPERTLLLTNVRPYGEGEPTSVFISHGTITAIGDDAHKHSADDVVDGEGNILLPGLVDMHVHLREPGREDTETIATGSAAAAKGGFTAVFTMANTLPVLDQPIIAESVWAKSQQIGLCDVHPVGSITKGLQGKELTEFGMMANSDAKVRMFSDDGKCVDNPLIMRRAVEYAKGMDVLLAQHCEDPRLTDGAVAHEGKIAAELGLGGWPRVAEESIVARDAILARDYGGRMHICHASTEGTVELLKWAKSQDIPLTAEVTPHHLLLTDERLRTYDGVNRVNPPLRENRDTLALRDALLNGFIDCVATDHAPHGSEDKCCEFEHAKPGMLGLETSLAIIAQIFVDSGLADWRFVAKVMSERPAEILRLPGHGRPIAVGEPANLTVVNPHMPWTAHGCDMASKADNTPFEGMEFSAKVTTTILRGRLTCIDGQPAGPRSV from the coding sequence GTGACTACCCCTAACGACTACCCAGAGACTGGACAACTTGCTCCTGCCCCAGAGCGTACTCTTCTACTCACCAATGTTCGCCCCTATGGTGAGGGCGAACCGACCAGCGTATTTATCTCTCATGGCACGATCACAGCTATAGGGGATGACGCACATAAGCACTCCGCAGATGACGTTGTCGATGGAGAAGGCAATATTCTTCTGCCAGGCCTTGTGGATATGCACGTTCATCTACGTGAACCAGGGCGCGAAGACACAGAAACGATTGCGACCGGTTCCGCAGCAGCAGCTAAAGGCGGCTTTACCGCAGTTTTTACTATGGCCAATACTCTTCCGGTGTTGGATCAGCCGATTATCGCCGAATCAGTATGGGCTAAGTCGCAACAGATCGGTTTATGCGACGTCCATCCTGTTGGCTCAATAACAAAAGGACTCCAAGGCAAAGAGCTCACTGAGTTTGGCATGATGGCAAATTCAGACGCCAAGGTTCGCATGTTCTCGGACGATGGAAAATGCGTTGATAACCCGCTTATCATGCGTAGGGCCGTGGAATACGCCAAGGGAATGGACGTTCTCCTGGCCCAACACTGCGAAGATCCTCGTCTGACCGATGGTGCTGTGGCCCATGAAGGAAAGATTGCTGCTGAGCTTGGTCTTGGTGGCTGGCCGCGCGTTGCAGAGGAATCCATTGTTGCCCGCGATGCTATCCTGGCTCGTGATTACGGCGGCAGAATGCATATCTGCCATGCCTCTACTGAAGGCACCGTGGAGCTGCTTAAATGGGCAAAATCTCAGGATATTCCGCTGACTGCGGAAGTAACCCCGCATCATCTTTTGCTTACCGACGAGCGCCTACGCACCTATGACGGCGTTAACCGAGTCAATCCGCCGCTGCGGGAAAATCGGGACACACTGGCACTGCGAGACGCGCTTTTGAATGGTTTTATCGATTGTGTTGCCACAGATCATGCACCGCACGGATCTGAAGATAAATGTTGCGAGTTTGAGCATGCCAAGCCAGGGATGCTAGGGCTTGAAACGTCGTTAGCGATCATTGCACAGATTTTTGTGGATAGTGGCCTTGCTGACTGGAGGTTCGTTGCAAAGGTTATGAGTGAGCGGCCTGCAGAGATTCTGCGTCTTCCTGGCCACGGGCGGCCAATCGCAGTGGGAGAACCAGCAAACTTGACTGTGGTCAATCCACACATGCCTTGGACTGCGCATGGTTGCGATATGGCTTCCAAAGCGGACAATACCCCCTTTGAAGGGATGGAGTTTAGCGCCAAGGTGACCACCACGATTCTGCGTGGCCGACTGACCTGCATTGATGGTCAACCTGCGGGCCCGCGATCCGTCTAG
- the pyrR gene encoding bifunctional pyr operon transcriptional regulator/uracil phosphoribosyltransferase PyrR gives MSENSQGIIELLGSDDVSRTVARIAHQIIEKTALDSESSLPVILLGIPSGGVPLAHHLAAKISEFAGVAVPVGSLDITLYRDDLRTKPHRALQPTLIPQGGIDGTHIIIVDDVLYSGRTIRAALDALRDIGRPETIQLAVLVDRGHRQLPIRADYVGKNLPTSREEDVKVLVGAIDGRDAVILTREASEA, from the coding sequence ATGAGCGAAAACTCGCAAGGGATTATCGAGCTGCTTGGCAGCGACGATGTCTCTCGAACTGTCGCACGCATCGCGCACCAGATCATTGAAAAAACAGCTCTTGATTCTGAGAGCTCTTTACCGGTAATACTGCTGGGCATTCCGTCCGGAGGTGTTCCTTTAGCGCACCACTTGGCTGCGAAGATTTCTGAATTCGCCGGTGTCGCTGTTCCCGTAGGATCTTTGGACATTACGCTGTACCGGGATGACCTGCGGACAAAACCCCACCGTGCGTTACAACCGACTCTGATTCCTCAGGGGGGAATTGACGGTACGCACATCATTATTGTTGATGATGTTCTCTATTCAGGCCGTACCATCCGTGCCGCATTAGACGCTCTTCGCGACATTGGACGTCCAGAGACCATCCAATTAGCTGTTCTCGTTGATCGTGGACATCGTCAACTGCCTATTCGTGCTGATTATGTAGGCAAAAACCTTCCGACTTCTCGTGAAGAAGACGTGAAAGTCCTGGTCGGGGCAATTGATGGCCGAGACGCTGTCATCCTGACTCGTGAAGCATCGGAGGCCTAG
- a CDS encoding aspartate carbamoyltransferase catalytic subunit has product MKHLLSISDLSKDEILGIMDEADRFREALTGREIKKLPTLRGRTIFTLFYENSTRTRSSFETAGKWMSADVINISASSSSVKKGESLKDTGLTLSAIGADAIIIRHPSSGAAQQLAQWVAPEGQGPSVINAGDGSHQHPTQALLDALTIRQRLGNIEGRKIVIVGDCLHSRVVRSNVDLLTCLGAEVVLVAPPTLLPSGIEQWPVRCSYTMDDEIKDADVVMMLRVQQERMHGGFFPSHREYAALYGMSKERESRLQDHAIVMHPGPMLRGMEINYAVADAPRTAVLQQVNNGVHTRMAVLFTLIAGTNTPGF; this is encoded by the coding sequence ATGAAGCACCTTCTGTCTATCTCAGATCTCAGCAAAGACGAGATTCTCGGAATTATGGATGAGGCTGACCGCTTCCGCGAAGCACTCACTGGCCGTGAGATTAAAAAGCTTCCTACTCTTCGTGGTCGGACTATCTTCACGTTGTTCTATGAGAACTCTACGAGAACTCGTTCTTCTTTTGAAACCGCTGGAAAATGGATGAGCGCTGATGTTATTAACATTTCCGCTAGTTCTTCTTCCGTGAAAAAGGGGGAGTCGCTCAAGGACACCGGCTTGACGCTGTCCGCTATCGGGGCTGACGCGATCATCATCCGGCACCCTTCTTCCGGTGCAGCCCAACAATTGGCGCAGTGGGTTGCGCCGGAGGGACAAGGACCCAGCGTTATTAATGCCGGCGACGGTTCTCACCAGCACCCCACGCAGGCGCTTCTCGACGCCCTCACGATTCGGCAGCGACTCGGAAACATTGAAGGGCGCAAAATTGTCATTGTGGGGGATTGCCTTCACTCACGTGTTGTTCGTTCCAACGTAGACCTGCTCACTTGCTTGGGGGCAGAAGTGGTGCTTGTTGCACCTCCGACGCTACTGCCCTCGGGCATAGAGCAATGGCCTGTTCGTTGCTCATACACCATGGACGACGAGATTAAAGACGCGGATGTGGTGATGATGCTTCGCGTGCAGCAGGAGCGTATGCATGGCGGATTTTTCCCATCGCATCGCGAATACGCAGCGTTGTATGGCATGTCTAAGGAACGTGAGTCACGGCTGCAAGATCACGCAATTGTTATGCACCCCGGACCGATGCTGCGAGGTATGGAAATTAACTACGCCGTCGCTGATGCCCCGCGCACAGCGGTGCTTCAGCAAGTAAATAACGGTGTGCACACTCGCATGGCAGTTCTGTTTACCCTCATTGCCGGTACGAATACCCCCGGTTTCTAA
- a CDS encoding TIGR01777 family oxidoreductase has product MSFSTTHVVPASRNDVWTWHTRPGAIARLTPPFFPLTPTQETPDLAAGTTVFSLPAGLRWEARHDLSGYVKGYRFTDVCVTSPIKALAHWRHVHEFSDHTDGTAITDTVYTRAPKSTLTPFFAYRQQQLLHDIAASQRFTEIQQRNSGATTTLTVAMTGSRGLVGKALRAQLTSLGHTVIPLVRSHASDGERLWDPLNPSSNLLEGVDALVHLAGEPIAGRFTDSRKKAIRDSRVEPSQHLAALVAKSSTCHILIQASSISFYGVQREDEVLDESSSVGSGFLADVVQDWELASAAVAAAGKRAVYLRTGATLSGRGGVLPVLKTLFSVGLGGSFEGGAPWVSWISIDDLCDLYVRALVDPSMSGPINAVAPNPIRNQDFAKALGAQLKRPSKFPIPSIGPKLILGAQGAEEVAFANQRVSPFRMLQIDHIFRYLHVDACLAHELGGEHLTDDPDTTAR; this is encoded by the coding sequence ATGAGCTTTAGCACCACCCACGTGGTCCCAGCTTCCCGCAACGATGTTTGGACATGGCATACTCGACCAGGTGCTATTGCGCGTCTTACTCCCCCTTTCTTTCCACTGACCCCCACACAAGAAACCCCTGATTTAGCAGCAGGGACAACTGTCTTTTCACTTCCTGCAGGACTTCGCTGGGAAGCCCGACATGACTTATCGGGATACGTCAAAGGGTACAGATTCACCGATGTGTGTGTGACGTCTCCAATTAAAGCGTTAGCTCATTGGCGGCACGTACATGAGTTTTCCGATCATACAGATGGCACAGCGATCACGGATACGGTATATACCCGCGCCCCAAAATCTACGCTCACCCCTTTCTTCGCATATCGCCAACAACAGCTACTTCACGACATTGCAGCAAGCCAAAGATTTACAGAGATACAACAGCGCAATTCAGGTGCCACGACCACTTTGACCGTAGCCATGACCGGTTCTCGCGGCTTAGTAGGCAAAGCACTTCGCGCTCAACTGACGTCTTTAGGGCACACGGTCATTCCGCTTGTTCGCTCGCATGCATCTGACGGCGAACGTCTATGGGATCCTCTAAACCCCAGTAGCAATCTCCTTGAGGGGGTGGATGCCCTAGTGCACCTCGCAGGTGAGCCAATAGCCGGACGATTCACGGATTCTCGCAAAAAAGCGATTCGCGATTCCCGTGTCGAGCCATCTCAGCATCTTGCCGCGTTGGTTGCCAAGAGTTCTACCTGCCACATCCTTATACAAGCGTCCTCTATAAGTTTTTATGGAGTCCAACGCGAAGATGAAGTGCTGGATGAGAGCTCATCCGTAGGATCCGGTTTCCTCGCAGACGTTGTTCAGGATTGGGAGCTTGCCAGCGCAGCAGTTGCAGCAGCTGGTAAGCGCGCAGTCTATCTACGTACAGGGGCAACTCTGAGCGGTCGCGGCGGAGTACTTCCCGTGCTTAAGACTCTTTTCTCCGTGGGCTTAGGGGGTTCTTTTGAAGGTGGCGCCCCGTGGGTCTCGTGGATCTCCATAGATGACCTGTGCGATCTTTATGTGAGAGCGCTAGTCGACCCCTCCATGTCTGGCCCCATCAACGCTGTTGCGCCCAACCCTATTCGTAACCAGGATTTTGCCAAAGCCCTGGGAGCTCAGCTCAAACGTCCATCCAAGTTTCCTATTCCATCGATCGGCCCCAAACTGATTCTGGGCGCTCAGGGAGCGGAAGAAGTTGCTTTTGCTAATCAACGAGTCTCCCCCTTCCGGATGCTCCAGATCGATCACATATTCCGCTACCTACACGTTGATGCCTGCCTAGCACATGAATTAGGCGGGGAACATCTAACTGATGATCCCGATACCACCGCAAGGTAA